The Afipia massiliensis genome has a segment encoding these proteins:
- a CDS encoding MMPL family transporter, whose translation MLTRTIVSLVRFCTRHAWLVLLAGVALAAVAGVYSHRNFAINTDVATLISPNLDWRKREIDFEKAFPGRNDSILAVVEAPTPELSRQAAAALEKKLLPQTDRFIWIRRPGGGPFFDNNGLLFLPTPEVAKQVGQLASAAPIFDILVDDPSLRGLTGVLEFGLAGSQRGQYSRDSMAGPLNLVAATVEKVAANQPAAFSWKELSSNEALTEADKRTLLMMRPVLDFKALEPGGAATEAIRKAAQDANLAGEYNARVRLTGPVPIANDEFATVQEGALVTHTGTVLIVLFILWLALKSSKIIGAVFITLVIGLSITTAVGLMLVGAFNLISIAFFVLFVGLGVDFGIQYSVRYRAERHEKDELSPALEKAAEYSAIPLTLAAVATAAGFLSFLPTDYKGVSELGKIAGAGMLIAFVAAITVLPALLKIFNPPGEAEPLGFKFLAPVDSFLERHRVGVVAATLGVAVLGLPLLYFLQFDFNPMNLRSAKVESVATYLDLRRDPNTGTNAVEVLAPSVAAAKEIQARLAKIPEVSRTVSLDSFIPDDQPAKLAIIRKAAASLNPILNETSRGTAPSDEENVAALKGSVDSLRKTAGDDKGPGAVAARRLADALAKLAQADKATRDKAEATFISPLNVALDQVRGLLKAQPVSAKTLPPDILADWTSSDGRTRVEAQPKGDPNDNDTLRSFAAAVLKVEPTAIGGPISILKSGDTIVSAFIQAGGWALLSIAILLWIVLKRIGDVLLTLVPLVLAGVVTLEICVLIGLPMNFANIIALPLLLGIGVAFKIYYVTAWRAGQTDLLQSSLTRAIFFSALTTATAFGSLWLSSHPGTSSMGKLLALSLVTTLAAAVLFQPALMGRPRDTNEER comes from the coding sequence GTGCTGACAAGGACTATTGTATCGCTTGTTCGTTTTTGCACGCGCCATGCATGGCTGGTCCTCCTGGCCGGCGTAGCTTTGGCAGCGGTGGCAGGCGTCTATTCCCACCGGAACTTTGCCATCAATACCGACGTCGCGACGCTGATTTCTCCTAATCTGGACTGGCGAAAGCGCGAAATTGACTTCGAGAAGGCGTTTCCGGGCCGAAATGACAGCATTTTGGCCGTTGTGGAGGCTCCGACGCCGGAACTCTCCCGGCAAGCCGCCGCCGCTCTTGAGAAGAAGTTGCTCCCACAGACCGACAGGTTCATTTGGATCAGGCGTCCGGGCGGCGGGCCGTTCTTCGATAATAACGGACTTTTGTTCTTGCCGACCCCCGAGGTGGCCAAGCAGGTCGGTCAATTGGCTTCGGCAGCCCCAATTTTCGATATTCTGGTGGACGATCCCAGCCTGCGCGGCCTGACAGGCGTGCTGGAATTCGGCCTGGCTGGGTCCCAGCGGGGCCAGTATTCGCGAGATTCCATGGCGGGGCCGCTGAACCTGGTCGCCGCGACGGTTGAGAAGGTGGCTGCAAATCAGCCTGCGGCCTTCTCCTGGAAGGAACTGTCCAGCAACGAGGCCCTGACGGAGGCTGACAAGCGCACGCTCCTGATGATGCGGCCGGTCCTCGACTTCAAGGCGCTGGAACCGGGCGGTGCCGCTACCGAAGCAATCCGCAAGGCGGCGCAGGATGCGAATCTCGCCGGCGAATACAACGCCAGGGTCCGCCTTACCGGACCCGTCCCGATCGCGAATGACGAATTCGCGACGGTGCAGGAGGGGGCACTCGTCACCCATACCGGCACGGTTCTGATCGTGCTGTTCATCCTGTGGCTAGCACTTAAGTCATCCAAGATTATCGGGGCGGTTTTCATCACGCTCGTGATCGGACTGTCGATCACCACCGCCGTCGGACTGATGCTGGTGGGGGCGTTCAATCTGATTTCGATTGCGTTCTTTGTGCTGTTCGTCGGTCTCGGAGTCGATTTCGGCATTCAATACAGCGTCCGGTATCGCGCTGAACGCCACGAAAAGGACGAGCTTAGTCCGGCACTTGAGAAAGCCGCCGAGTATTCCGCGATTCCGCTCACACTTGCGGCGGTGGCCACGGCTGCGGGTTTCCTCTCGTTTTTGCCGACCGACTACAAGGGCGTGTCCGAACTCGGGAAGATCGCCGGTGCGGGCATGCTTATCGCATTCGTCGCCGCGATCACGGTGTTGCCGGCGTTGCTCAAGATTTTCAATCCTCCGGGCGAAGCCGAACCGTTGGGCTTCAAGTTCCTGGCTCCGGTCGATAGTTTCCTGGAGCGGCATCGCGTCGGCGTTGTTGCAGCGACGCTTGGCGTGGCCGTTCTCGGCCTGCCATTGCTGTATTTCCTGCAGTTCGACTTCAATCCGATGAACCTGCGCAGCGCGAAGGTTGAATCGGTTGCGACCTATCTCGATCTGCGCCGCGATCCCAACACCGGCACCAATGCCGTCGAAGTCCTGGCCCCGTCTGTGGCGGCGGCCAAGGAAATTCAGGCTCGCCTCGCGAAAATTCCAGAGGTGTCGCGAACGGTCTCGCTCGACAGTTTCATTCCCGACGATCAGCCCGCAAAGCTCGCGATTATCCGCAAGGCGGCGGCGTCGCTCAATCCGATCCTGAATGAGACATCGCGCGGCACTGCGCCGTCAGACGAGGAAAATGTCGCCGCGCTGAAGGGCTCTGTGGACAGCCTGCGCAAGACCGCCGGCGACGACAAGGGGCCGGGCGCTGTGGCAGCACGCCGCCTCGCGGACGCGCTCGCGAAACTCGCGCAGGCCGACAAGGCCACGCGCGATAAAGCCGAGGCGACGTTTATTTCTCCCTTGAACGTTGCGCTCGATCAGGTGCGCGGGCTGCTCAAGGCGCAGCCGGTTAGCGCGAAAACCTTGCCGCCTGACATTCTGGCCGACTGGACGTCTTCCGACGGACGAACCCGCGTCGAGGCGCAGCCGAAGGGTGATCCGAACGACAACGACACGCTTCGCAGTTTCGCGGCCGCGGTCCTGAAGGTCGAGCCGACCGCCATCGGCGGCCCGATTTCGATTCTGAAGTCGGGCGACACCATCGTGTCGGCCTTCATTCAGGCGGGTGGCTGGGCGCTGCTGTCGATTGCAATCCTGCTCTGGATCGTTCTGAAGCGGATTGGTGACGTGCTGCTCACGCTGGTGCCGCTTGTGCTGGCAGGTGTTGTGACGCTCGAGATCTGCGTCCTCATCGGGCTGCCGATGAACTTCGCCAACATCATCGCGTTGCCGCTGCTGCTTGGCATCGGCGTCGCGTTCAAGATCTACTATGTGACGGCGTGGCGGGCAGGGCAGACCGACCTGCTGCAATCGAGCCTGACGCGCGCGATCTTCTTCAGTGCGCTGACGACCGCGACGGCATTCGGCAGCCTTTGGCTATCGAGCCACCCAGGTACGTCGAGCATGGGCAAGTTGCTGGCGCTGTCGCTGGTCACGACGCTCGCAGCCGCGGTGCTGTTTCAGCCTGCGCTGATGGGACGCCCCCGCGACACTAACGAGGAGCGTTAG
- the dxs gene encoding 1-deoxy-D-xylulose-5-phosphate synthase: MTSSTPLLDAIKSPADLRKLKESELPQVAAELRAETISAVAVTGGHLGSGLGVVELTVAIHHVFNTPSDRVIWDVGHQAYPHKILTERRDRIRTLRQGGGLSGFTKRAESEYDCFGAAHSSTSISAGLGMAVARDLAGEERNIVAVIGDGAMSAGMAYEAMNNAGAMDSRLIVILNDNEMSIAPPVGAMSSYLSRLTSSNTYRSLREIGKQVAKRLPKFVEKGAQRAEEYARGMLSGGTLFEELGFYYVGPIDGHNLDHLLPVLKNVRDSKVGPTLIHVVTEKGKGYSHAETASDKYHGVVKFDVATGKQAKAQANAPAYTKVFGTSLVKEAEKDDKIVAITAAMPSGTGVDIFSKAFPDRTFDVGIAEQHGVTFAAGLASEGMKPFVAIYSTFLQRAYDQVVHDVAIQGLPVRFIIDRAGLVGADGPTHAGSFDLAYLGCLPGMVLMAAADEAELVHMVATAAAIDDRPSAIRFPRGDGVGVDLPSVGVPLEIGKGRIVREGTSVALVSLGTRLQECLKAADILKTHGLTATVADARFAKPIDTDMILRLARDHDVLVTIEEGSIGGFGAQVLHTLAENGALDKGLRVRSMVLPDTFIDQDSPAAMYAKAGLDAKGIVTRVFEALGREGEISAVQLA, encoded by the coding sequence ATGACCTCATCGACCCCATTGCTCGACGCAATCAAGTCGCCCGCCGATCTTCGCAAGTTGAAGGAAAGCGAACTGCCTCAAGTTGCAGCGGAACTCCGCGCGGAGACAATTAGCGCGGTTGCGGTTACAGGCGGTCATCTGGGCTCCGGTCTCGGTGTCGTTGAACTGACGGTTGCAATACATCATGTTTTTAATACGCCATCCGACCGCGTCATATGGGACGTCGGCCATCAGGCGTACCCGCACAAGATCCTGACCGAGCGGCGCGACCGGATTCGCACCCTGCGTCAGGGTGGCGGCCTGTCCGGCTTCACCAAGCGCGCAGAGAGCGAGTACGACTGTTTCGGCGCCGCTCACTCGTCGACCTCCATTTCAGCAGGCCTCGGCATGGCCGTCGCCCGCGATCTTGCCGGCGAGGAGCGAAATATCGTCGCAGTGATCGGTGACGGCGCGATGTCCGCCGGCATGGCCTATGAGGCGATGAACAACGCCGGCGCCATGGATTCGCGCCTGATTGTGATTCTGAACGACAACGAGATGTCGATTGCACCGCCGGTGGGTGCGATGTCGTCCTATCTGTCGCGCCTGACGTCCAGCAACACCTATCGTTCGCTGCGCGAGATCGGCAAGCAGGTTGCCAAGCGCCTTCCGAAGTTCGTCGAGAAGGGCGCGCAGCGCGCCGAGGAATACGCCCGCGGCATGCTGTCGGGTGGCACGCTGTTCGAGGAACTCGGCTTCTACTATGTCGGCCCGATCGACGGCCATAACCTCGATCATCTTCTGCCGGTGCTGAAGAACGTTCGGGATTCGAAGGTCGGCCCAACGCTGATCCACGTCGTGACCGAAAAGGGCAAGGGTTACTCCCACGCCGAGACCGCCTCCGATAAATATCATGGCGTCGTCAAATTTGACGTGGCGACCGGCAAGCAGGCGAAGGCGCAGGCCAACGCCCCCGCCTACACCAAGGTGTTTGGCACCAGCCTCGTCAAGGAAGCCGAGAAGGACGACAAGATCGTCGCCATTACCGCTGCGATGCCATCCGGCACCGGCGTCGATATCTTCAGCAAGGCCTTCCCCGACCGCACATTCGACGTCGGTATCGCAGAGCAGCACGGCGTCACGTTCGCCGCCGGCCTTGCGTCCGAAGGCATGAAGCCGTTCGTCGCCATCTACTCGACCTTCCTGCAGCGTGCCTACGACCAGGTGGTGCACGACGTCGCCATTCAGGGTCTTCCTGTCCGCTTCATCATCGACCGTGCCGGTCTAGTGGGCGCTGATGGACCGACTCATGCGGGCTCGTTCGACCTGGCCTATCTCGGCTGCCTGCCGGGCATGGTGCTGATGGCAGCAGCCGATGAGGCCGAGCTGGTGCACATGGTCGCCACCGCTGCCGCGATCGACGACCGCCCCTCCGCCATCCGCTTCCCGCGTGGCGATGGTGTCGGTGTTGATCTGCCGTCGGTCGGCGTTCCGCTGGAGATCGGCAAGGGCCGCATCGTCCGCGAAGGCACCTCGGTGGCGCTGGTATCGCTCGGAACCCGCCTCCAGGAATGCCTGAAAGCTGCAGACATTCTAAAAACCCATGGCTTAACGGCGACCGTCGCCGATGCCAGATTTGCCAAACCGATCGACACGGACATGATCCTGCGCCTGGCGCGGGACCACGACGTGCTCGTCACCATCGAGGAAGGCTCGATCGGCGGCTTTGGAGCGCAGGTCCTGCATACGCTCGCAGAGAACGGCGCACTGGACAAAGGACTGAGGGTTCGCTCGATGGTTCTTCCCGATACGTTTATCGATCAGGACAGCCCTGCTGCGATGTACGCAAAGGCCGGTCTCGACGCCAAGGGCATCGTGACGCGCGTCTTCGAGGCGCTTGGCCGCGAAGGCGAGATCAGCGCGGTGCAGCTTGCTTAA
- the ispH gene encoding 4-hydroxy-3-methylbut-2-enyl diphosphate reductase codes for MPQKAEIKILLAQPRGFCAGVVRAIEIVERALEKYGPPVYVRHEIVHNKYVVESLKAKGAVFVEDLHEVPANAITVFSAHGVAKSVEEEAASRGLPVLNATCPLVTKVHNQGKRYVSKGRKLVLIGHEGHPEVVGTMGQVPGPVILVQSVEDVAELDLPNDEPMAYITQTTLSVDDTRDIIAALEDRFSDLEGPDTRDICYATQNRQSSVRDLSKLVDVILVVGATNSSNSNRLREIGTEVGVPSYLIADGSQLNPEWLKDAKTVGITAGASAPEVLVDDVIDALRRIGPVTVSVLPGREENIEFRLPAELTQRQPRPSPVMQER; via the coding sequence GTGCCCCAAAAAGCCGAGATTAAGATCTTGCTGGCTCAGCCACGCGGGTTTTGTGCCGGCGTTGTGCGCGCGATCGAGATCGTCGAACGCGCGCTCGAGAAGTACGGCCCGCCGGTCTATGTCCGCCACGAGATAGTGCACAACAAATACGTGGTCGAAAGCCTCAAGGCCAAGGGCGCGGTGTTCGTCGAAGATCTGCACGAGGTCCCGGCCAACGCGATCACGGTGTTCAGCGCCCATGGCGTCGCCAAGAGCGTCGAGGAAGAAGCCGCATCGCGCGGTCTTCCGGTTCTCAACGCCACCTGCCCTCTGGTCACGAAAGTTCACAATCAAGGCAAGCGCTACGTCTCCAAGGGACGCAAGCTGGTCCTGATCGGCCATGAAGGTCACCCGGAAGTCGTGGGCACCATGGGCCAGGTTCCCGGCCCCGTGATCCTCGTTCAGAGCGTCGAGGACGTTGCGGAACTCGATCTGCCGAACGACGAACCGATGGCCTATATCACCCAGACCACGCTCAGCGTCGACGACACCCGCGATATCATCGCGGCCCTCGAGGACCGCTTCAGTGACCTCGAAGGCCCGGATACCCGCGACATCTGCTACGCGACACAAAACCGCCAGTCTTCGGTGCGAGACCTCAGCAAGCTCGTCGACGTCATTCTGGTGGTCGGCGCAACCAACAGTTCCAACTCCAACCGCCTCCGCGAAATCGGGACCGAAGTTGGCGTCCCGAGTTATCTCATCGCCGATGGCAGCCAGCTCAATCCTGAATGGTTGAAAGACGCGAAGACCGTCGGCATCACCGCGGGCGCCTCGGCGCCGGAGGTGCTGGTGGACGATGTGATTGACGCCCTGCGGAGAATCGGACCGGTGACAGTGTCCGTACTGCCGGGCCGGGAGGAGAATATCGAATTCCGACTGCCGGCCGAGCTGACCCAACGCCAGCCGCGCCCCTCTCCCGTGATGCAAGAAAGATAA
- the hpnH gene encoding adenosyl-hopene transferase HpnH, with protein MAIPFFKEIKIGSYLVKQKLLGRKRYPLVLMLEPLFRCNLACVGCGKIDYPDAILNRRMSAQECWDAADECGAPMVAIPGGEPLIHKEIGEIVRGLVERKKFVSLCTNALLLEKKLDLFEPSPYLFFSVHLDGLKDHHDKAVSQKGVFDRAVSAIKAAKARGFTVNVNATIFDGHAAEDIAKFLDFTTELGVGVSMSPGYAYERAPDQEHFLNRTKTKKLFRDVFALGKGKKWNFMHSGLFLDFLAGNQNFECEPWGMPARNIFGWQKPCYLLGEGYTKTFKELMETTDWDTYGTGKYEKCADCMAHCGYEPTAANAAVSNPFKALKVSLFGIKTEGPMAPEIDMSKQRPAQYVFSSEVQKRLSEIRADEAKAAEAKAAKLAAATADAKSAQSASTAA; from the coding sequence ATGGCGATACCTTTTTTCAAAGAGATCAAGATCGGCTCCTATCTCGTCAAGCAGAAGCTGCTTGGCCGCAAGCGCTATCCTCTGGTGCTGATGCTGGAGCCGTTGTTCCGCTGCAACCTCGCCTGCGTGGGCTGCGGCAAGATCGATTATCCCGATGCGATCCTGAACCGCCGCATGTCGGCGCAGGAATGCTGGGACGCGGCCGACGAATGCGGCGCGCCGATGGTCGCGATCCCGGGCGGCGAACCGCTGATCCACAAGGAGATCGGCGAAATCGTGCGCGGCCTGGTCGAGCGCAAGAAGTTCGTCTCGCTCTGCACCAACGCACTGCTGCTCGAGAAGAAGCTCGATCTGTTCGAGCCCTCGCCTTACCTGTTCTTCTCGGTGCATCTCGACGGCCTGAAGGATCATCACGACAAGGCCGTGTCACAGAAGGGCGTGTTCGACCGGGCCGTGTCCGCGATCAAGGCTGCCAAGGCTCGTGGCTTCACCGTGAACGTCAATGCGACAATCTTCGACGGCCATGCCGCCGAGGACATCGCGAAGTTCCTCGACTTCACCACCGAGCTCGGCGTCGGCGTCTCGATGTCGCCGGGCTATGCCTATGAGCGTGCACCGGATCAGGAGCACTTCCTGAACCGCACCAAGACCAAGAAGCTGTTCCGCGACGTGTTCGCGCTTGGCAAGGGCAAGAAGTGGAATTTCATGCACTCTGGCCTGTTCCTCGACTTCCTGGCCGGCAACCAGAACTTCGAGTGCGAGCCGTGGGGCATGCCTGCGCGCAACATCTTCGGATGGCAGAAGCCCTGTTATCTGCTCGGCGAAGGCTATACCAAGACCTTCAAGGAGCTGATGGAAACCACTGACTGGGATACCTACGGCACCGGTAAGTATGAGAAGTGCGCCGACTGCATGGCGCACTGCGGCTACGAGCCGACGGCTGCCAACGCTGCTGTCAGCAATCCATTCAAGGCCCTGAAGGTCTCGCTGTTCGGCATCAAGACCGAAGGTCCCATGGCGCCTGAAATCGACATGTCGAAGCAACGTCCGGCGCAGTACGTTTTTTCGTCGGAAGTGCAGAAGCGCCTGTCGGAAATTCGTGCCGATGAAGCAAAGGCGGCGGAAGCCAAGGCCGCGAAACTCGCTGCCGCAACAGCAGACGCCAAGTCGGCCCAGAGCGCTTCGACCGCAGCCTGA
- a CDS encoding phosphorylase, whose amino-acid sequence MIIGAGGDAAHDGLPVLIVTGLKQEARIAAGPGLTVICSSSNPVQLREMMTSFDPASIRGIVSFGVAGGLNPELKSGDVIIASEIIAGKQRWSTAAALTENLVALPAKRRRTSVVPGILAGVEEVVTGQIAKAALRATSGADAVDMESHIAARYAEANGLPFAAVRVISDPAHRALPELTMSAIKPNGNVDMWKVMRGIARNPKTIPHLISTGRDFSRALRSLRGCREALG is encoded by the coding sequence GTGATTATAGGCGCGGGCGGGGACGCCGCACACGACGGGCTGCCAGTCCTGATTGTTACTGGCTTGAAACAGGAGGCCCGCATCGCTGCCGGGCCTGGTCTCACCGTCATCTGCAGTTCCAGCAATCCAGTTCAACTCCGCGAGATGATGACGTCGTTTGATCCGGCGAGCATTCGCGGCATCGTGAGTTTTGGCGTCGCAGGCGGGCTCAATCCTGAACTGAAATCCGGTGACGTCATCATTGCCTCTGAGATCATCGCCGGCAAGCAGCGTTGGTCTACCGCCGCGGCGCTGACTGAAAATCTCGTCGCGCTGCCGGCGAAGCGCCGACGCACATCAGTGGTCCCTGGAATTCTCGCCGGTGTCGAGGAAGTGGTGACCGGTCAGATCGCCAAGGCCGCGCTGCGCGCCACCAGCGGCGCCGATGCCGTCGACATGGAAAGCCACATCGCCGCGCGCTACGCGGAGGCCAACGGCCTGCCGTTCGCGGCGGTGCGCGTCATCAGCGATCCGGCGCATCGCGCACTGCCTGAATTGACGATGAGTGCGATCAAGCCGAACGGTAACGTCGATATGTGGAAGGTGATGCGCGGAATCGCGCGTAACCCGAAAACGATCCCGCACCTGATTTCGACGGGACGCGACTTTAGCCGCGCGCTGCGTTCGTTGCGCGGCTGCCGAGAAGCTCTGGGCTGA
- the shc gene encoding squalene--hopene cyclase, whose amino-acid sequence MTLLEDHKAAAAPTAPALESSIAAASSAILDTRKPDGHWVFELEADATIPAEYVLLRHYLAEPVDAVLEAKIGNYLRRIQNENGGWSLFYGHEFDMSASVKAYFALKMIGDSVDAPHMKKAREEMLRRGGAIKSNVFTRIMLALFGVVTWRAAPMMPVEIMLLPRWFPIHLTKISYWARTVIVPLLVLMNKKPRARNPLGVGIDELFLEDPKSIGMTAKAPHQSHLWFTGFSILDAVLRVVDPFFPKKSRQRAIDKAVAFVTERLNGVDGLGAIFPAMANTVMMHDLLGYPKDHPHYVLARQSIENLLVIKDDEAYCQPCVSPIWDTALAAHAMIEVGGEKAEALAKAALDWLKPKQVLDVEGDWIEKRPGVRPGGWAFQYNNAHYPDLDDTAVVVMAMDRARGTLQAGTKYDEAIARGREWLLGLQSKDGGWAAFDADNLEYYLNNIPFSDHGALLDPPTEDVTARCVSMLAQLGETAKTSEALARGIEYLRRTQLPDGSWFGRWGVNYIYGTWSVLCALNAAGVDHSDSVMAKGADWLISIQNSDGGWGEDGNSYRLDYKGYVKSETSASQTAWATLALMAAGKVDHPATQRGIAYLIQNQTKDGLWTEPQYTGGGFPRVFYLRYHGYSKFFPLWALARYRNLRNTNSRFVGIGM is encoded by the coding sequence ATGACTCTTCTTGAAGACCATAAGGCCGCTGCTGCGCCCACCGCGCCGGCCCTTGAAAGCAGTATCGCGGCTGCCAGCAGCGCGATTCTGGATACGCGCAAGCCTGACGGACACTGGGTGTTCGAACTGGAGGCCGACGCGACGATTCCGGCTGAGTACGTTTTGCTGCGGCACTATTTGGCCGAGCCTGTCGATGCCGTGCTGGAAGCCAAGATCGGCAATTACCTGCGCCGCATCCAGAACGAGAACGGCGGCTGGTCGCTGTTCTATGGCCACGAGTTCGACATGAGCGCTAGCGTGAAGGCTTACTTCGCGCTCAAGATGATCGGCGATTCCGTGGACGCGCCACATATGAAAAAAGCGCGCGAGGAGATGCTCCGCCGCGGTGGCGCGATCAAGAGCAACGTCTTCACCCGTATCATGCTGGCACTGTTCGGCGTCGTCACCTGGCGTGCGGCACCGATGATGCCGGTGGAGATCATGCTGCTGCCGCGCTGGTTTCCAATCCATCTGACCAAGATTTCGTATTGGGCGCGGACCGTGATCGTGCCACTGCTGGTGCTGATGAACAAGAAGCCGCGCGCGCGCAACCCGCTCGGTGTCGGCATCGATGAACTTTTCCTGGAAGACCCGAAGTCCATCGGCATGACGGCGAAAGCACCGCATCAGAGTCATCTCTGGTTCACGGGCTTCAGCATCCTCGATGCCGTGCTGCGCGTGGTTGACCCATTCTTTCCGAAGAAGAGCCGCCAGCGCGCGATCGACAAGGCGGTGGCTTTCGTCACCGAACGCTTGAACGGCGTTGACGGTCTCGGTGCAATCTTCCCGGCGATGGCCAACACCGTGATGATGCACGACCTTCTTGGTTATCCGAAGGATCATCCTCACTACGTGCTGGCGCGGCAGTCGATCGAAAACCTGCTCGTGATCAAGGACGATGAGGCCTACTGCCAGCCGTGCGTGTCGCCGATCTGGGACACGGCGCTGGCCGCACACGCCATGATCGAAGTCGGCGGCGAAAAGGCTGAAGCGTTGGCCAAGGCCGCGCTGGACTGGCTGAAGCCGAAGCAGGTGCTCGACGTTGAGGGCGACTGGATCGAGAAGCGGCCGGGCGTGCGTCCCGGCGGTTGGGCGTTCCAATACAACAATGCGCATTATCCGGATCTCGATGACACCGCTGTCGTCGTCATGGCGATGGACCGCGCACGCGGCACGCTGCAAGCCGGCACCAAATACGATGAGGCGATCGCGCGCGGCCGCGAATGGCTGCTGGGCCTGCAAAGCAAGGATGGCGGCTGGGCCGCGTTCGATGCCGACAATCTCGAATACTATCTGAACAACATTCCGTTCTCGGATCATGGCGCGCTGCTTGATCCGCCGACCGAGGACGTCACCGCGCGTTGTGTCTCGATGCTGGCGCAGCTTGGCGAAACGGCCAAGACCAGTGAGGCGCTGGCCCGCGGCATCGAGTATCTTCGCCGCACGCAGTTGCCTGACGGCTCGTGGTTCGGGCGCTGGGGCGTCAACTACATCTACGGAACGTGGTCTGTGCTCTGCGCGCTGAACGCTGCCGGCGTCGATCACAGCGATTCGGTGATGGCGAAGGGCGCCGACTGGCTGATCTCGATTCAGAACAGCGACGGGGGTTGGGGCGAGGACGGCAACAGCTACCGGCTCGATTACAAGGGTTATGTGAAGTCGGAAACCAGTGCCTCGCAGACGGCCTGGGCGACGCTGGCTCTGATGGCTGCGGGGAAGGTGGATCATCCCGCGACTCAGCGTGGCATTGCCTATTTGATTCAAAATCAGACCAAGGATGGTCTCTGGACCGAGCCGCAGTACACCGGGGGCGGGTTCCCACGTGTGTTCTATTTGCGATACCACGGGTATTCTAAGTTCTTCCCGCTGTGGGCGCTGGCGCGGTATCGGAATCTGCGTAATACTAACAGCCGCTTCGTGGGGATCGGAATGTGA
- the hpnE gene encoding hydroxysqualene dehydroxylase HpnE, whose translation MAKAHIIGAGVSGLAAAVRLANEGFQVHVHEATQQAGGRCRSYYDAATDLVIDNGNHLLLSGNLHARSYALAIGSEAGLVGPERAQFSFVDLKTDKRWMLDLGNGRLPTWVFDKSRRVPDTSVSDYLALAPVIWAGADALVGKTVKCDGKLYERLVQPLLLAALNVDPPEGSAGLAGAIVRETLLAGGKSCRPLIAREGLSAVLVDPALKLLREKGASLNFGHELRQVLMAGETISALEFGDDTVTVGPSDVVVLAVPPRAASSILLGLKAPTKFRAIVNAHFRYDPPDNMPPMMGVVGGLIEWLFAFPQRLSITISNADRLVNVPREQLARDIWRDICKAAGLGDEVANGPLPPWQIVRERRATFEATPEQNAMRPGTATDWKNLFLAGDWTDTGLPATIEGAIRSGDQAADMALKMQ comes from the coding sequence ATGGCAAAAGCTCATATCATTGGCGCCGGGGTCTCCGGCCTGGCCGCGGCCGTTCGGCTCGCGAATGAAGGATTTCAGGTTCACGTCCATGAAGCGACGCAGCAGGCCGGTGGCCGTTGCCGCTCGTACTACGACGCCGCGACCGATCTCGTCATCGACAACGGCAATCATCTCTTGCTGTCGGGCAATCTCCATGCGCGGTCTTATGCGCTGGCGATCGGGAGCGAGGCCGGTCTTGTGGGACCGGAGCGCGCGCAGTTCAGTTTTGTTGATCTGAAAACCGACAAGCGCTGGATGCTTGATCTTGGCAATGGCCGCTTGCCGACATGGGTATTCGACAAGTCGCGCCGTGTCCCGGACACGAGCGTGAGCGACTACCTCGCATTGGCGCCGGTGATTTGGGCGGGGGCCGATGCGCTGGTCGGCAAAACCGTGAAGTGCGATGGCAAGCTGTATGAACGTCTGGTGCAGCCGCTGCTGCTTGCGGCGCTGAACGTCGATCCACCGGAAGGCTCCGCGGGACTCGCAGGCGCTATTGTGCGCGAGACGCTGCTTGCGGGCGGAAAGTCGTGTCGTCCGCTGATTGCGCGCGAGGGGCTCAGCGCCGTTCTGGTCGATCCAGCGCTCAAACTGCTGCGCGAGAAGGGCGCCTCGCTCAACTTCGGCCATGAATTGCGTCAGGTGCTGATGGCAGGCGAGACCATCTCGGCGCTGGAGTTCGGCGACGACACGGTCACCGTTGGACCGAGCGATGTTGTCGTGCTCGCAGTGCCGCCGCGTGCTGCGTCATCCATTCTGCTCGGGTTGAAGGCGCCGACAAAATTCCGCGCGATCGTCAATGCGCATTTCCGCTACGACCCGCCGGACAACATGCCGCCGATGATGGGCGTGGTCGGTGGATTGATCGAATGGCTGTTTGCGTTCCCGCAGCGGCTGTCGATCACCATTAGCAATGCCGATCGGCTGGTGAATGTGCCGCGTGAACAATTGGCGCGCGATATCTGGCGCGACATCTGCAAGGCCGCAGGCCTCGGCGATGAGGTGGCGAACGGGCCGCTGCCGCCGTGGCAGATCGTGCGTGAACGCCGCGCCACATTTGAGGCAACTCCGGAACAAAATGCCATGCGTCCAGGGACTGCCACCGATTGGAAAAACCTGTTCCTCGCGGGCGACTGGACTGATACGGGACTGCCAGCGACCATTGAGGGGGCTATCCGCTCAGGTGATCAGGCTGCCGATATGGCCCTGAAAATGCAATAA